The genomic interval CGTCTACAAAAATGAGCCCACATAGTTCTTCTTCTACTCTTTCTTCTGTTACTTCTCAAGCTAGTGATCGGAGGCTAAACGCTCTCGTGCGTCACCTCGCTGCTGGAGACTCGTCTCCGATGGACTCCATCTCCGCTTCccccaccgccgcacgtgccGATTCTGTCTTCGCTCATGTTGTTCAAGGTCCTGAGGATGCCATCCTTGGGGTAAACtattctcttcctctctctctctctctctcggtagTTTTACCTTTTGATTTAGTTTATCAGATGATCGGTTTTACTCTAGTAATTTTCAGTTAATCGTGCTCATTTTCGTTTCCGAGTGCTGTGTGTTGGTGTTTGATTGAGTTGAATCGCTAGAAATATTTACTGTTGTTGTTGTGGATCGGATCATTTACCGTCTTCGAGTTGGTGTTGATCGTGATACGCACGTCTTCTTCACGCAACTGAGTTTTGACATTCAGCTAGTACTTGATCGTGATGTGTAGGAATATTCTATTTTATGTGTTCTGATCTCTAATggagttttgtttttgatttgaaTAAAATGAACAGGTGACGGTTGCGTATAACAAGGATCAAAGCCCTAATAAGGTCAATTTGGGAGTCGGTGCTTATCGAACCGAGGTGAGTCTGCTGAATTTTAATTGCTTTTCCTAAGATTTGATTACAGTAGTGTTTGTACTGTTAGACTAAGTATgtgttttctattttatagtGCTGATATATGTTAATTCCTCACCGGTTATTTTTCCTGTAATATTTTGTTCTCATGATAGGAGGGAAAGCCACTCGTTTTGAATGTAGTGAGAAAAGCAGAACAGAAGCTCATTAATGACATGTAAGCTATGTTAATGTAATTAAAACAATGTCTGTCATTAGAATCATTACTTAGAGGAGTATGTTTGTTACTAGACCTGTGTGGTTACTTATAAACGAGTTGTTGAAATATTCAGGTCACGAGTTAAGGAGTATCTTCCTATTGTTGGACTGGCTGAGTTCAATAAATTGAGTGCTAGGCTGATTCTGGGTGCTGAATGGTAGGGCCTTGTTaatgttttattgttttccAGTCTCGCTTTTTCACTTGTTTAAGTTGGTTTCATGCATGGTACTTTCTTGATGCAGCCCTGCTGTCAATGAGAACCGGGTTACAACTGTCCAGTGTCTGTCAGGAACTGGGTCATTGAGGGTTGGAGGTGAATTTTTGGCAAGGCATTACCATGAAGTAAGTACTTTAATTGTTACCTCACTTCATGCCTACTCCATAAGTTTATGATttcccttaaaaaaaaagtttatgaTTTATTGAACTTGACCTTCTCCATTTTACTGCAGCGCACCATATATATACCCGCACCAACATGGGGGAACCACACAAAAGTTTTCACTCTGGCGGGTTTATCTGTGAAAACTTACCGGTATTATGATCCAGCAACACGTGGCCTCAATTTTAAAGGTTGAGGAAACTTGTTAATTGTTTGTATTTTCTGTATCATAGTGGAATTCCTTTCACGCTTGTCTGTTGTAATGTTTATGATTCTTCTGTCATTGTGTTTTGATATTTCTTTCCGGTGGTTAACAGGCCTCTTAGAAGATCTTAGTTCTGCCCCAGCTGGAGCAATCGTACTTCTTCATGCATGTGCTCATAACCCCACTGGTGTTGATCCAACCCTTGAGCAGTGGGAGCAGATCAGACAACTTATGAGATCAAGAGCTTTATTACCATTCTTTGACAGTGCTTACCAGGTATGTTGTTTATAAAGTTCCGATTCTTAGCACAATAATTTCGTTGTTTCTTGGTTTCTTATCACACTCTATGCACCTCTCTGTAGGGTTTTGCTAGTGGGAGCTTGGATGCGGATGCACAGTCTGTCCGTAGGTTTGCTGCTGATGGTGGGGAGTTGCTGGTAGCTCAAAGTTATGCAAAAAATATGGGTCTGTACGGGGAACGTGTTGGTGCCCTAAGCATTGTAAGACTTGCTTATTAACTTCCCCTTGGAGCTTATTATTTATGTAACTACAGTTGATAATCAAAAGAAACTAGTATCATGGTTTAGAGATTGCTACAAATAGAAGTGAATGTCAATTGTGCACGTTAATTCTATCGTGAGATACTAGCAGTATACATCTTGAGCTCTCTCCTGATTTGCTGTTGCACTTAAATATATAGGTTTTGAAGACTTCTGAGGTTGCGACCAAGGTTGAGAGTCAGCTGAAGCTTGTGATCAGGCCCATGTATTCAAACCCACCCATTCACGGTGCATCTATTGTAGCTACCATTCTCAAGGACAGGTAATCTTCGATTTTGGACTATATTTCTTTATTATGTATTTACTATAGAACTTTCTTATTAATTGATCTTCCCCTCCCTCTTTTTATCAACCTGAATAATATTGTTACCTTATATCTTATTTTGTGATTAGGGACCTGTTCAATGAGTGGACAATTGAATTGAAGGCAATGGCTGACCGAATTATCAGCATGCGACATCAACTATTTGACTCCTTGCGTGCCAAGGGTGAGTGTATTATACGTTTTATATGAATGACATAATTTGCTCCATAGATAGTTGAATTAGTAATGCAAAGAATAGGGAGAAAATGATCCAACTTACAAGATCTCCTCTTTTATATTCCAATTGAATGTTTTCAATGATCCATAGGTGCATTTGCCTTATCCACTTTCTTATTGTTTAGGCACCCCGGGTGACTGGAGTCACATCATCAAGCAGATTGGAATGTTCACCTTCACAGGATTGAATCCGGAGCAAGTAGCTTTTATGACTAAGGAGTACCATATATACATGACATCTGATGGGTAACCGCCTTTTTATGTTTGTTCTTAAGTGTTACACCGAGTGAAACAACTGTCCTTTGTTCCAAACCTTAAACCTGAAAACTAAACATTGCCTTAAACTTGAAGACCTTAAATGGAATTGATTCCACAAATAAaaatgtttctaaattctcTCTCATTTTACATAAAATTGCAGGAGGATTAGCATGGCTGGTCTGAGTTCCAGGACGGTCCCTCATCTTACAGAAGCGATACATGCAGCTGTTACTCGTTGTG from Argentina anserina chromosome 2, drPotAnse1.1, whole genome shotgun sequence carries:
- the LOC126805515 gene encoding aspartate aminotransferase, cytoplasmic: MSPHSSSSTLSSVTSQASDRRLNALVRHLAAGDSSPMDSISASPTAARADSVFAHVVQGPEDAILGVTVAYNKDQSPNKVNLGVGAYRTEEGKPLVLNVVRKAEQKLINDMSRVKEYLPIVGLAEFNKLSARLILGAECPAVNENRVTTVQCLSGTGSLRVGGEFLARHYHERTIYIPAPTWGNHTKVFTLAGLSVKTYRYYDPATRGLNFKGLLEDLSSAPAGAIVLLHACAHNPTGVDPTLEQWEQIRQLMRSRALLPFFDSAYQGFASGSLDADAQSVRRFAADGGELLVAQSYAKNMGLYGERVGALSIVLKTSEVATKVESQLKLVIRPMYSNPPIHGASIVATILKDRDLFNEWTIELKAMADRIISMRHQLFDSLRAKGTPGDWSHIIKQIGMFTFTGLNPEQVAFMTKEYHIYMTSDGRISMAGLSSRTVPHLTEAIHAAVTRCA